The Triticum aestivum cultivar Chinese Spring chromosome 7B, IWGSC CS RefSeq v2.1, whole genome shotgun sequence genome window below encodes:
- the LOC123160539 gene encoding BTB/POZ and MATH domain-containing protein 2-like: MLVAPSRRGEAAAHSSSAVDNIAPSGGSSPAASAIVAPAVSGSHVVKIDGYSRIKGLGNGKCIASESFTIGGHRWCMHFYPDGDRTEDADWISIFLCHTDRTDASEVKAEFKISLLDQDRQPVALHGRCIHTFSSKDYTCGFRWFIKRKDLEESTYLKDDVFSIRFDVTVSKEIFTELILPHVVVPPSNMHQHLGQLLLAGEAADVTFEVGGETFAAHRCILAARSSVFKAELLGPMKEKTATRVLIDDMEAMVFKALLHFIYTDSLPAIGEGDTAAIAQHLLLLTRVAADRYDMERLKLICEAKLCDHICKSTVVTTLALAEQHGCGALKKACLKFLTSEGNLKAVMASDGYEHLSSSCPSVLYELVAKLAP, from the exons ATGCTGGTGGCACCGAGCCGGCGAGGAGAAGCAGCAGCGCACTCTTCGTCTGCGGTGGACAACATCGCCCCCAGCGGCGGGTCTTCGCCTGCTGCGTCGGCCATCGTCGCGCCGGCTGTGTCCGGGTCGCACGTCGTCAAGATAGACGGCTACTCCCGCATCAAGGGGCTTGGCAACGGCAAATGCATCGCGTCGGAGTCTTTCACCATCGGAGGCCATCGATGGTGTATGCACTTCTACCCAGACGGCGATCGGACTGAAGACGCAGATTGGATATCCATTTTTCTGTGCCATACAGATCGAACTGATGCTAGTGAAGTCAAAGCAGAGTTCAAGATCAGTTTGCTTGACCAGGACAGGCAACCAGTGGCATTGCACGGCAGATGCATACACACCTTCTCCAGCAAAGATTATACGTGCGGCTTCCGTTGGTTCATCAAAAGAAAGGACTTGGAGGAATCCACTTACCTTAAGGATGATGTTTTCAGCATCAGGTTCGATGTCACCGTCTCAAAGGAGATCTTCACCGAGCTAATCCTGCCGCATGTGGTCGTGCCACCGTCCAACATGCACCAGCATCTTGGACAACTGCTCCTGGCCGGCGAGGCGGCCGATGTTACCTTCGAGGTCGGAGGCGAGACATTTGCCGCGCACAGGTGCATACTCGCAGCTCGTTCGTCGGTCTTCAAGGCGGAGCTCCTCGGCCCCATGAAGGAGAAGACCGCAACTCGCGTTCTGATCGACGACATGGAAGCCATGGTGTTCAAGGCTTTGCTCCACTTCATCTACACCGATTCGCTGCCCGCGATCGGCGAGGGCGACACGGCGGCCATTGCTCAGCATTT ATTACTGCTAACACGGGTAGCGGCTGACAGGTATGATATGGAAAGGCTGAAGCTGATCTGCGAGGCGAAGCTGTGCGATCACATCTGCAAAAGCACGGTGGTGACTAcgctggcgttggcggagcagcaTGGCTGTGGTGCTCTTAAGAAGGCatgcttgaagtttctgacgtctgAAGGTAACCTCAAGGCAGTGATGGCATCTGATGGATATGAGCACCTGAGCAGCAGTTGCCCATCTGTTCTCTATGAACTGGTCGCCAAGCTTGCTCCTTGA
- the LOC123156218 gene encoding BTB/POZ and MATH domain-containing protein 2-like — protein sequence MSSSSTVGNIAPNDGSSSPPASAIVAQAMSGSHVVKIDGYSRTKGLGNGKYIKSETFTIGGHPWCMRYYPDGCQTEDADWISIYLQHSTDPTDASEVKEEFKMSLLDQDRQPVALYSRCSSHIGTFSRLHERCSMGFAQFIKRKDLEESLYLRHDVFSIRCDVSVSKKIFTEPIPPHVVLPPSNMHQHLGQLLLAGEAADVTFEVGEETLAAHRCILAARSPVFKAELLGPMKEKTATRVLIDDMEARVFKALLHFIDSLPSMDKGGATEIAQHLLVAADRYDMERLKLICEGRLCDHICKSTVATTLALAEQHGCAALKKACFKFLMSPGNLKVVMESDGYEHLKSSCPSVLDELVAKLAP from the exons ATGTCCTCTTCGTCCACGGTGGGCAACATCGCTCCCAACGACGGATCGTCGTCGCCGCCTGCGTCGGCCATCGTCGCGCAGGCCATGTCCGGGTCGCACGTAGTCAAGATAGACGGCTACTCCCGCACCAAGGGGCTTGGCAATGGCAAATACATCAAGTCCGAGACCTTCACCATCGGAGGCCATCCCTGGTGTATGCGCTACTACCCAGACGGCTGTCAGACTGAAGACGCAGATTGGATATCCATCTATCTGCAGCATAGTACTGATCCAACTGATGCTAGTGAAGTCAAAGAAGAGTTCAAGATGAGTTTGCTTGACCAGGACAGGCAACCGGTGGCATTGTACAGCAGATGCAGCAGCCACATAGGCACATTCTCCAGACTCCACGAAAGGTGCAGCATGGGCTTCGCTCAATTCATCAAGAGAAAGGATTTGGAGGAATCCCTTTACCTTAGGCATGATGTTTTCAGCATCAGGTGCGATGTCTCCGTGTCAAAGAAGATCTTCACCGAGCCAATCCCACCGCACGTCGTCCTGCCACCGTCCAACATGCACCAGCATCTCGGACAACTTCTCTTGGCCGGCGAGGCGGCCGATGTTACCTTCGAGGTCGGCGAGGAGACATTAGCTGCGCACAGGTGCATACTCGCAGCTCGGTCACCGGTCTTCAAGGCAGAGCTCCTTGGCCCCATGAAGGAGAAGACCGCAACTCGAGTGCTGATCGATGACATGGAAGCCAGAGTGTTCAAGGCGTTGCTCCATTTCATCGACTCGTTGCCCTCCATGGACAAAGGCGGCGCGACGGAGATTGCTCAGCATTTGCTGGTGGCGGCTGACAGGTATGATATGGAGAGGCTGAAGCTGATCTGCGAGGGGAGGCTGTGTGATCAC ATCTGCAAAAGCACGGTGGCGACCACGCTGGCACTGGCTGAGCAGCACGGCTGTGCTGCTCTCAAGAAGGCATGCTTCAAGTTCCTGATGTCTCCGGGTAACCTGAAGGTGGTCATGGAATCTGATGGATATGAGCACCTCAAGAGCAGTTGCCCATCTGTTCTGGACGAACTGGTCGCCAAGCTTGCTCCATGA